One window of the Sciurus carolinensis chromosome 8, mSciCar1.2, whole genome shotgun sequence genome contains the following:
- the Znf26 gene encoding zinc finger protein 26: MTTRVRTAPYWGLLSFKDVSMEFSWEEWQLLDSTQRYLYREVILENYSNLLSVGYHGAKPDLVFKLEQGEEPWILNAKMSTQNFPEVLEEWYQKNQDELKRVERSYACNMFRKLHVSKMHVSSRQRFHKYNTLGESWTQNLSSSRSYIRKIPDGFYGCEESYFLEHQRIHSIGKNCVCNECGKAFRCRSQLIVHLRIHTGERPYECTKCERAFSAKSNLNAHQRVHTGEKPYSCAECGKVFSFRSQLIVHQEVHTGGKPYGCSECGKAYSWKSQLILHQRSHTGVKPYECNECGKAFSLKSPFVVHQRTHTGVKPHKCSECGKAFRSKSYLLVHTRMHTGEKPYRCSDCGKAFSMKTQLAVHQGAHTGSSPHQCSQCGKAFGRKEQLTAHLRAHAGEKPYGCSECGKAFSSKSYLVVHRRTHTGERPYECSLCERAFCGKSQLIIHQRTHSSEKPYECSECEKAYPRKASLQVHQKTHSGERPFKCSECGKGFTQKSSLSEHQRVHTGEKPWKCSECGKAFCWNSGLRIHRKTHRGDIRVMK; this comes from the exons GGCCTATTGTCCTTCAAGGATGTGTCCATGGAGTTCTCATGGGAAGAATGGCAGCTGCTGGATTCTACACAGAGGTACCTGTACAGAGAGGTGATCCTGGAAAACTACAGCAACCTATTGTCAGTGG GATATCATGGTGCCAAACCTGATTTAGTCTTCAAATTGGAGCAAGGAGAAGAGCCGTGGATACTAAATGCCAAAATGTCCACTCAGAACTTTCCAG aagtCTTGGAAGAATGGTACCAGAAAAATCAAGATGAGCTTAAACGTGTTGAGAGAAGTTATGCTTGTAATATGTTCAGAAAACTTCATGTAAGCAAAATGCACGTTTCTTCAAGACAGAGATTTCATAAGTATAACACACTTGGGGAAAGCTGGACACAAAATTTGAGTTCAAGCAGAAGTTATATAAGAAAGATTCCTGATGGTTTTTATGGTTGTGAGGAATCATATTTTCTTGAGCATCAAAGAATTCATAGCATAGGAAAAAACTGTGTGTGTAacgaatgtgggaaagccttccgTTGTAGGTCACAGCTCATCGTGCACCTCAGGATCCACACGGGCGAGAGGCCTTATGAGTGCACCAAATGTGAAAGAGCCTTCAGTGCCAAGTCCAACCTGAACGCCCACCAAAGagtccacactggagagaagccctactcGTGTGCCGAGTGCGGGAAGGTCTTCTCTTTCAGGTCGCAGCTCATCGTCCACCAGGAGGTCCACACAGGAGGGAAGCCCTATGGTTGCAGTGAATGCGGGAAGGCCTACAGTTGGAAGTCTCAGCTCATTTTGCACCAGAGAAGCCACACGGGCgtgaaaccctatgaatgtaatgagtgtgggaaggccttcagtTTGAAGTCCCCATTCGTTGTACACCAGAGAACTCACACAGGAGTGAAGCCTCACAAGTGCAgtgagtgtgggaaagcctttaggAGTAAGTCCTACCTCCTGGTTCACACCAGAATgcacacaggagagaagccctatcgGTGCAGCGActgtgggaaggccttcagcATGAAGACACAGCTCGCAGTGCACCAGGGTGCTCACACAGGGAGCAGCCCTCACCAGTGCAGCCAGTGCGGGAAGGCCTTTGGCAGGAAGGAGCAGCTCACCGCTCACCTTCGTGCCCACGCCGGGGAGAAGCCCTACGGGTGCAGCGAGTGCGGAAAGGCCTTCAGCAGCAAGTCGTACCTGGTCGTCCACAGGAGGACGCACACAGGAGAGAGGCCCTACGAGTGCAGCCTGTGTGAGAGGGCGTTCTGTGGGAAGTCACAGCTCATCATCCACCAGAGGACTCACTCCTCAGAGAAGCCCTACGAGTGCAGCGAGTGTGAGAAAGCCTACCCCAGGAAGGCATCCCTTCAGGTCCACCAGAAGACCCACTCAGGAGAGAGACCTTTCAAGTGCAGCGAGTGTGGGAAAGGCTTCACTCAGAAGTCCTCCCTCAGTGAGCACCAGAGAGTCCACACGGGAGAGAAGCCATGGAAGTGCTCcgagtgtgggaaagccttctgTTGGAATTCAGGGCTCCGCATACATAGGAAAACGCACAGGGGGGACATCCGAGTGATGAAGTGA